Genomic window (Cyprinus carpio isolate SPL01 chromosome B7, ASM1834038v1, whole genome shotgun sequence):
AGCCGTGAGTGTGGCTGTGTGTGCGTACGTGTGGTGGGTGGCATGTTTGAATGGATTcatgtaacaataaaaacacacatcccAAATTCACCTGACATACACTAGATAGTATTGATCTCACCTAGTGTCAACTTCATCATATTTCTACAcatacattaccgttcaaaagtttggggtcggtaagatttatgGTTTTAAAAGACGTTTCTTATGCATtacaaagctacatttatttatttcaaaattttgtgaaaacagtaatactgtgaagtattatcacaattaaaaataactttcttcttattattattataatgttgaaaacagttgtactgcttaatattttgtggaaagcGTGAtacctttttcaggattctttgttgaaaaaaacttttaaaagaagagcatttatttgaaatagaaatgttttgcaacattataaatacatttttgtcacatttgatcaatttaaatgtaagtttccttgctgaatagtttaaaaaaaattttttttaagtcatactGACAAAAAATTTTGAACGATGATGTAGCTGTGCTTGAAATGGAATGCTAGTTTACTGCATATGTACTATAAACTGCCTGATTTTTAAGAAAAGTATGTGAAACAATATGGATTATGCACTTATAAACATTGTCATGTGACATTATTACATTTGGATCATAGCCAGTTTGTCTGTACTgtagaatattaaattaataaggCATTAATTTGTCTTACTTGTTTTGACACATCCTTATGAAAATAAGACACCTTGTAGATAATATTGTAATCTGAAAGTGTTCACGTGGGTGTATCAAGACTGTGCTGTAAATAATCATTTACAAATCTCTCATATtccttttttgttcattttttacatttccttttgaTACAAACTGTGCAAATGTGTCTCTACCCATCTAATCATTGCCTAGAGTGCGATTCAACAATGCTGAATGTGAGACAATGCAGTTGTTCTGGCAGGAATACTcttacagtatttcacaatacaCTTTGTAAAGACCATAAGATTCAAGCTATACGCTGTGCTCTCAAACAGTTGCATTGTTGATTTGCTTGCCATCCTGTTTCCTTTTGTAGTAATCATGTTGATTCTGTGTCAGTCTGATTAGATCTAATAAATGTTAGCAAAAGCAGTCTAGACTTGCCTGTGATCTTGTTTGTCATCCTTTTACTTTGCTGGTGTTATCATGTTTCTTTATGCTCCTTTCCTTACTTTTCTGCATCTGAACTTTTTTCATTCATGATTGCCTTGATTGCATTTGAAAAACACACAGGAACTTGTTGTTCCAGGTGTCTGCAGACCTGAAATCAGTCAGAAACCTCAAAGCAtgtttttgcacaaaaatgaTCTTTCCAACTACTGGAACTTTTAAATTAAGATGACTGCATGAAATTTCACGctacttaaacattttataaagacACCATCCTAAAAGAGTGCTGGTGCTGAGTATTTACCAATGAGGACATACTGCCACCTTGTGGTTGCTCACAGTCAGAATAACAATAAACAGTGAAGGATTGAACATTTTCACTATTCACtagtgttatattattcaaaataatggcCTACAACATGCCGTCTCATAATCAATTTGAACTTCATCAtcaatgtgttaaaatatttatccAGTATTCTAAAGCATTTCCATGTTCAGACTTAAACTAGGATGTGATAATCATGTCAATaaatcaaaaagtaatttttaactTGACTTTCATTTCCTAATCAACCAAATGGGATTCTGGCTCCCAATTCCCACATATTCCCACACATCTGTATTTTCCTTTATATGTGCTGTACTGACTTGTTTGCAAACTTTTCTCCAGGTACAGAAGAAGGAAACGCATGCACTTCAGCTGTCAACAACCATCCCTCTTCAACAGCCCAATTGCTGGACAAGGGGGTCACTCTGGAGGACAGCTTCGAGGGTTACGCAGCTGAGCTTCGCCAGTGCCAGAACAAAATGAGAAATGGCATTTACCCCTCCACAGAAGCGCCCCGTCCCCTCAGCGGGGTGCTGGAAGTCAACGAGACTGACACTGTGCAATACAAAGCAACGTTTGTCTGAAGGAAGCTGCTTGCTGGACATTTTCAAAGACTGACATGAAGCCAAATtgtgtatgtggaaaatattgtaTATGTTAATAATGTAACCTAAGATTGAAAGGGTTCATTTTATTagttaaaatgtaactttagaCCATTctttatttaatgataatgataaaaagaaaaactctTAACTGTGTTCAATGTTAGATTGGGATCATAGTGCACATCAGAATATCAGTGTAACTAGCTGGAAAATTATAGTGGGAGGTAAATGCAAATGGTTTCAGTAGTTATAGTGGAATTTAGTCCATCAAGTCCATTAATTCCTTtacatcaaatgtttttttaaggctGTCTTGAACTGTAATTTTGAAAAAACGAACACATCTAGTCTTGTTAAAAACATTAAGGTTTAAAAGAcacaaatgaattattataaaaaatgcataacattttgttttgtcgTCTGTTTTGTTCTAAGTCTGGGGCTCACTGTGTGTTTATACtgtaactatttttaaaaaaaaaattgtcagtgtGGTAATTTTATACTTCAAAGGGGAACTTTTAGGATGGCAagttacatatatacatatttgcatgcatgcaaaaatatTTGCTGAATAGTTCACCTCAAAGAACAGCTGAAAAGTGGAAAAAGACCCAACAACAGAGTAAAAGGAAACAAATCAATAGCAAGTGAGATGTAGTTGTACAGTAAGTCTAAAACATGTATACAGAGCGACATCTAGTGGCCATTATACAAGACAGAATTTCTCCTGCTTGAAAAattcttctccttctccttttCTTCTCTCCAACCTACTTAAACAGATCTTTCTAATTTTCTATAGTCTCCTAGTTTTGATATACTATGTTGTGCCGGTCAAACTATTTTTAACAGCACAGCTAGCAGTCTTTGAAGACAAATATATGAATGTGTAATGAGAAATTATGTAGTTTATAGGCTATTTAGTATAAAGTATTAAATAGCCTGCCTATTTAAGGATGCACCAGTTAAtcactaaatgaaataaataagctttccatcgaTATATGGTTTATTAtagtaggacaatatttgtccgagatacaactatttgaaaatctggaatctgagggagcaaaaaaaatctaaatattgagaaaatcgccctTAAAGCTATCCAAATAAATCATTGGTAGTGCATACTACTAAccaataattaagttttgatatctTTATtgtagggaatttacaaaatatctatctatctatctatctatctatctatctatctgtctatctgtctgtctgtctatctatctgtctgtctatctgtctgtctgtctgtctgtctgtctgtctgtctgtctgtctgtagcaGCTACAGGATGGCTCTGTAGGGGGCGCTGTTTATTTTGTCAGCTTCCGAAGTGGGAGGAAGTTCTTCTGGTGCTCTATGGTGTCTCTGCTGTATCCTCAGTGTCCATCGCGATCAAAACACTGTCCGCTCCGCGCCGAGTGCCTGCGCTCTTCAGCATGAACCGAAAGAGAAATCACTGCTATATGGAAACAGGGCCGTCCTCGGAGTCCCAGGCCGCCTTTGTGGACAACGCGGGGTCCTTCAGCCGAGACGAGGAGGATTTGTCCGAGCTCGAGCCCGACGAGCAGCTGGTGTGCTCGGTGACCGAGATCACGGAGCACCTGGGCAGGAACATCACGCTGGTGCTGGAGTCCGCGCTGTCCGAGATACGCAAGCTGGTCAGCGTCCGGATCAGAGTCCTGAAGATGGAGCTCCGCGAGAAAACCGACGAGATCGAGCTGCTCAAAGCCAAGCTGGAGTCCACGGAGAAAGACGGGAGGGGGTCTAACTCCAGCAGCCTGGACTTTAGGAAAGCAGAGCATCAGCCGGGCCAGAAACACGGCGCCGACCCGAAGAAAGCCAAACCCGGGACGCCCGTGGTGAAGAAGGAGAACATCAACGCGATCTGCGACTATTTGATGAAGGATAAGAACCAGCGgggtgctgctgaagtggagagcGACCACAGCAACCAGGCCTTTGGGTCCGAATCGCAGCCTCACGCGTCTCTGAGCCTGTGGACGGACAGCGGAGCCGCGGACACCGACACCGACGCCGACACGGACATCTTCAGCATGCTGCCATCCGCCAGCAAGCGCATGTACGACTACGAGTGGATTTCAGGAGTCGAGCTCAACTCTACTGAGTTTAAAGGTACTGCTTAATCATATAATCTAGAGTACTATAGACATGGACTGTAGTAGTGTGCATGTAGTTGTATGTAATATGCATGCATTGTATCTTATTTGTTTGCATGCATTGCCGTATGCATATAGTGTATGATATGCATACGTTATAGTATATAGACGAATATAGTTGTTTAAAGTATGCATGCATTGTAGCATGTATATAGTATGCATGTCATGCATTGCAATATGTATATAGATTCATATAGTATTCGTGTATCGTGATATACGTTTTCTTTTTGTATGTGTCTAGTTGATTATAGTATGCATGTGGTTGCATATAATATGCATGCACTGTGtcttatatgtttgcgtattgtGTATAGTCTGTACGTGTTGTGTATATAGATGAATGCAGTTGTGTAAACTATGCATGTGTATAGTTTGAATGCTTTCTTTGTAGTATATATGTAGTTGCATATAGTGTGCATGTGATATGCATGCGTGTTTGTTGTATGCATTAATTGACgtatgcatacatttaataaattacatgcattaaaaaatatatagatgcaTATACTTCTATAAAGATGCACTCATTGCAGTATGTATATAGGTGTATCCCTGTTTTCCTCTGCTTCTTTAGGTGATACTGAAACAAAATGTGAAGATGTTCCCACTGTGGATGACGAGGATGAAACCGAAGACTctgaaggaggaagaggaagtcTGAGGTCAGTGTCTGACCATTTTCCTCTGGACACTCAGGGCTCGCCGCGGGAAGACAGGAGCAGCCCGGCGGAGGACAGTATGGACAGAATGGAGCCAggttagtgtttttaaagaaagagaATGTTTCGGTTTCAGTGCGAAATCTGCATGAATGCAGCTGGGAAGCATTATGTGTTGTGCACCTCTGACACTActatttaaatttgctttattttaaaatgtaatttattcctttgatcaaagctgaattttcagcatcattactccagtcttcagtgtcacatgatccttcagaaatcattctaatttgctgacttggtgctcaagaatgttacaaatattaatattttcctagaaaatataatacatatttttcagaatcctttaatgaaaataaagttgaatagagcagcatttattttgaaatagttatttatcatttgaatgcatccttgctaaaaaaaataaaaaattatccccaaacatttgaactagTGTCTATGTTAGACTTTCGcaatgcattgtttaaaaaaaaacaaatgaatgcaattaaccttttcttttgtgttctttttcaCATAAACAATCTTTTTGGTGTGATTTGGAAATATGAATTGATTCACTGACCGTCTTTTCCAGGTCAGCAGTTCTCCTCTCACACCTTCATCTGCCCCTTCTGTGGAACTCTTTGCCCTGACTCCTCTTTCCTGGAGGAGCACATCAAGCTCATGCATCACGACGAGAGCACTCTGCAGTCGGCCCCGGGTGGTTCTTCCTCTCGTGGGGAGAGTGAGTCGGGCGAGGCGGCCCGAGCTCTGGGAGGCACAGAAAGACCTGTTGGCCGGGGCGCACGGGAGAAGAAAGTGGAGGGCGGTTATGAGTGTGGCGACTGTGGGCGTCATTTCAACTATCTGGGCAACCTGCGGCAGCACCAGCGCATCCACACCGGCGAGAAGCCCTTCGTTTGCCCCGAGTGCGGAGAGCGTTTCCGGCACGCCGCGCGCCTAAAGAGCCACCGCCTCAGCCACAGCGGAGCCCAGAGCCCCTTCCCCTGCCCGCAGTGCGGTAAGGGCTTCCCAGTGCTGTCCGGACTGAAACGGCACCAGCGTGTGCACACAGGAGAGAGTCCCTACGCTTGTCCCCAGTGCGGACGCAGATTTAAAGAGCTAGGCaacttatacacacacatgcgcaTTCACAGCGGCGCTACGCCCTACTCTTGCTACCAATGTGGGCGGAGCTTCAGGCATCTGGGCACATATAAGAGTCATCGCTGTATGCCGGCTACCCAGTTAGCCAGTGGCCACAGTCCAGCATGGGCGCAAGAAGACAAGGTGCAAACTGGGTAACAGCCCAGTGACAGATGTgtacaaaaagtggtttgttACTTCCTCGACTGTTGGTTCAGGATCCATTTCAAGTCCGAGAAAGAAGCTCGGCCGAAGAGAGATGCGAGAGAGAGGTCGTTGTGACTCTAAAATAACATCAGGTTTCAGCGTAAATATGAAGCTGTATGAATAAGGACATCTTTCTCATTCAACTTCGTTAATGTCATCTTTAACCGTATCTTGCTGCttgttaaatgttcatttattgaaacattttgcaatCATTCCTCAAACATCAAATGTAAAAAGGGTGTTTGAGTGTCCATATACAGTATTTCAAGACTGCACTAAATATTATTTGACAtgttttaattgttcatttttttaaatttggactCTTCGTAAAAAGTGTTTCTGACTCTAGAAGAAGATAGCAGGGCCCCGGGGCCATATTAACAGAGTGAAATATGCcttataaaaactaattcaataaTAGCAAGGCTTTTAAGT
Coding sequences:
- the LOC109092570 gene encoding zinc finger protein 16-like, with protein sequence MNRKRNHCYMETGPSSESQAAFVDNAGSFSRDEEDLSELEPDEQLVCSVTEITEHLGRNITLVLESALSEIRKLVSVRIRVLKMELREKTDEIELLKAKLESTEKDGRGSNSSSLDFRKAEHQPGQKHGADPKKAKPGTPVVKKENINAICDYLMKDKNQRGAAEVESDHSNQAFGSESQPHASLSLWTDSGAADTDTDADTDIFSMLPSASKRMYDYEWISGVELNSTEFKGDTETKCEDVPTVDDEDETEDSEGGRGSLRSVSDHFPLDTQGSPREDRSSPAEDSMDRMEPGQQFSSHTFICPFCGTLCPDSSFLEEHIKLMHHDESTLQSAPGGSSSRGESESGEAARALGGTERPVGRGAREKKVEGGYECGDCGRHFNYLGNLRQHQRIHTGEKPFVCPECGERFRHAARLKSHRLSHSGAQSPFPCPQCGKGFPVLSGLKRHQRVHTGESPYACPQCGRRFKELGNLYTHMRIHSGATPYSCYQCGRSFRHLGTYKSHRCMPATQLASGHSPAWAQEDKVQTG